A stretch of the Candidatus Jettenia sp. AMX2 genome encodes the following:
- a CDS encoding response regulator, whose product MKNNERRNMPSARILIVEDERQLVDTLRDLLEDRGYETEVALNKQVALAILQERNMDLLVISTSFQENQGIEILQEIKKQHPGLMVAMICDQKSKRIESSAMRAGANIFIGKPLEEVNFLLQSVENLLESRFNVAAVPKKTKTYPKTRK is encoded by the coding sequence ATGAAAAATAACGAAAGGAGGAATATGCCTTCTGCAAGGATATTGATTGTAGAGGATGAGAGGCAATTAGTTGATACATTAAGGGATTTATTGGAAGATCGTGGTTATGAGACGGAGGTTGCTCTCAATAAGCAGGTGGCCTTGGCGATCCTCCAGGAAAGGAATATGGATCTTTTAGTGATAAGCACTTCTTTTCAGGAGAATCAGGGTATTGAAATTTTGCAGGAGATAAAAAAACAGCATCCGGGCTTAATGGTTGCGATGATTTGCGATCAGAAGTCGAAACGCATTGAATCTTCTGCTATGAGGGCTGGTGCTAATATCTTTATTGGTAAACCTCTGGAGGAAGTAAATTTCCTTCTCCAGAGCGTTGAAAATTTACTTGAATCACGTTTTAATGTTGCTGCCGTACCAAAGAAAACGAAAACATATCCTAAGACCAGGAAATGA